In Paenibacillus phoenicis, one genomic interval encodes:
- a CDS encoding ABC transporter permease — protein sequence MDVLTLLGQLLNSTLVFSTALIFTALGGIFSERSGVVNIGLEGLMIFGAFAAGVGTYYAQEAGMGSFSPWVGVIAAMVAGALGALIHAIATITFKADQTISGIVINFLAAGLTVYIVKLIFDGAAETPLVTVFHKVPIPILRDIPIIGEGFFNSYPTTYLALILVVVIYFVLFKTPFGLRLRSVGEHPSAADTLGVNVTKMRYIGVLLSGVLGGIGGATITLTTTSTFAHNTISGQGFIAIAAMIFGKWNPLGAFGAAMFFGFSQAIRNYVQLFDWSRSIPQEFIFMIPYVLTIIVLVGAVGRSSAPAALGTPYDPGKR from the coding sequence ATGGACGTACTTACACTGCTTGGTCAATTGCTGAACTCCACCCTTGTCTTTTCCACGGCGTTGATATTTACGGCGCTTGGCGGTATCTTTTCCGAGCGTTCCGGCGTCGTTAACATCGGCTTGGAGGGTTTGATGATATTCGGTGCGTTTGCGGCTGGCGTCGGGACCTACTATGCCCAAGAAGCAGGGATGGGCAGCTTCTCGCCGTGGGTTGGCGTGATTGCGGCGATGGTAGCGGGAGCGCTCGGCGCGCTGATTCATGCCATTGCTACGATTACGTTTAAAGCGGATCAGACGATCAGCGGGATCGTAATCAACTTCCTGGCAGCGGGCTTGACCGTGTACATCGTCAAATTGATTTTCGACGGAGCCGCTGAAACTCCGCTGGTTACCGTGTTCCATAAGGTTCCAATTCCGATTCTGCGCGATATCCCGATCATCGGGGAAGGCTTCTTTAACTCGTACCCAACGACGTATCTGGCGCTAATCCTCGTCGTGGTCATTTACTTCGTGTTGTTTAAAACGCCGTTTGGACTGCGCCTGCGTTCTGTCGGCGAACATCCAAGTGCGGCGGACACGCTGGGCGTTAACGTGACCAAAATGCGTTATATCGGGGTGCTGCTCAGCGGTGTCCTCGGAGGGATCGGCGGCGCTACGATTACGCTGACGACAACCAGTACGTTTGCCCATAATACGATCTCCGGCCAAGGCTTTATTGCGATTGCGGCCATGATCTTCGGTAAATGGAACCCGCTGGGCGCCTTTGGTGCGGCGATGTTCTTTGGCTTCTCGCAGGCGATCCGCAACTACGTGCAGTTGTTCGATTGGTCGAGAAGTATTCCGCAGGAATTTATCTTTATGATCCCTTACGTGCTGACGATTATCGTCCTCGTTGGTGCGGTGGGTCGATCCTCGGCGCCGGCGGCGCTTGGTACGCCATACGATCCGGGGAAACGTTAA
- a CDS encoding GNAT family N-acetyltransferase — translation MIRYRRPKQDDPVIYDLIRRELVPFTHMPPQDIEAVFKDLPVRLSRGVSLIASPTYEADPVAFIHFLIYGDLLYIDMMAVATEHQRQRHGKTLMAHAENFAVSRGCQRAKVMVDRDNTRAHLFYRKLGYRTQRYIPLSQCYELEKRLPSRN, via the coding sequence ATGATTCGTTACAGAAGGCCGAAACAGGACGATCCCGTCATCTACGATCTCATCCGCAGGGAGCTTGTCCCCTTCACCCATATGCCTCCTCAGGATATTGAAGCGGTCTTTAAGGATCTCCCAGTGCGGCTGTCACGCGGCGTATCGCTGATTGCGTCACCAACCTACGAAGCGGATCCCGTCGCTTTCATCCATTTTCTTATTTACGGCGACCTGTTATATATCGATATGATGGCGGTGGCAACGGAACACCAACGGCAGCGTCATGGCAAAACGTTAATGGCCCATGCGGAAAACTTCGCGGTCTCCCGGGGATGTCAACGGGCAAAAGTAATGGTGGACCGGGATAACACCCGAGCCCACCTCTTTTACCGCAAATTGGGATATCGGACTCAGCGTTACATCCCGTTGTCCCAATGTTATGAGCTGGAAAAAAGACTGCCCAGCCGCAATTAA
- the ilvB gene encoding biosynthetic-type acetolactate synthase large subunit, which produces MSAQIPEVRSTEQLREKWMKPEVISGSEILLRSLLLEGVECVFGYPGGAVLYIYDALYGFKDFHHLLTRHEQGAIHAADGYARATGKVGVCIATSGPGATNTVTGIATAFMDSVPLVVITGNVVSSLIGTDAFQEADITGITMPITKHSYLVRRVEDLPRIIHEAFHIANTGRKGPVLIDIPKDVSANKTLFEPVQTINLRGYNPTVVPNRLQLDKLAAAIQEAERPVIIAGGGVVYSGGHEQLFEFVNKTQIPITTTLLGLGAFPSGHELWMGMPGMHGTYTANQSIQQSDLLINIGARFDDRVTGKLDGFAPHAKVVHIDIDPAEIGKNVYADIPIVGDVKTVLEMLNPLVSRADKADAWRAQIQRMKIEKPLKYKDSDTVLKPQWVIEMLNETTGGDAIITTDVGQHQMWTAQYYKFNQPRSWITSGGLGTMGFGFPAAIGAQMGHPDRLVISINGDGGMQMCAQELAICAINNIPVKVVVINNQVLGMVRQWQELIYNNRYSHINLEGSPDFVKLAEAYGVKGLRATNKEEARRVWQEALDTPGPVLVEFVVSKEENVYPMVTQGSTIDQMLMGDSE; this is translated from the coding sequence ATGAGCGCGCAAATTCCAGAAGTGCGGTCTACAGAACAATTACGAGAGAAATGGATGAAACCGGAAGTCATTTCGGGTTCCGAAATCCTGCTTCGCAGCTTGCTTTTGGAAGGTGTCGAATGCGTCTTTGGTTATCCGGGCGGAGCGGTGTTGTATATTTACGATGCGCTGTACGGATTTAAAGACTTCCATCACCTGCTAACGCGACATGAGCAGGGCGCCATCCATGCGGCAGACGGGTACGCTCGGGCTACCGGCAAAGTCGGCGTATGTATCGCCACCTCCGGTCCGGGAGCAACCAACACGGTGACGGGGATCGCCACTGCGTTTATGGATTCAGTTCCGCTGGTTGTGATTACGGGGAACGTCGTTTCCAGCCTGATCGGTACGGATGCGTTCCAAGAAGCAGATATTACCGGCATTACGATGCCGATTACGAAACACAGCTATCTGGTTCGGCGCGTAGAGGATTTGCCGCGAATTATTCACGAAGCATTCCATATCGCGAACACGGGACGCAAAGGACCGGTTCTGATCGACATTCCGAAGGACGTATCCGCAAACAAAACGTTGTTCGAGCCCGTCCAAACCATCAACCTGCGCGGTTACAACCCGACGGTGGTGCCAAACCGCTTGCAGCTGGATAAATTGGCTGCGGCGATCCAGGAGGCTGAACGTCCGGTGATTATTGCCGGGGGCGGCGTCGTATACTCCGGCGGACATGAACAGCTGTTCGAATTCGTTAATAAGACGCAAATTCCGATTACAACGACTTTACTTGGCTTGGGTGCTTTCCCGAGCGGCCACGAGCTGTGGATGGGAATGCCGGGAATGCACGGCACGTATACGGCCAACCAGTCGATTCAACAATCCGATTTGCTGATCAACATCGGGGCGCGGTTTGACGATCGGGTGACCGGTAAGCTGGACGGATTTGCCCCGCATGCCAAAGTGGTGCATATCGACATCGACCCAGCGGAAATCGGCAAGAACGTTTATGCGGACATTCCGATCGTGGGAGACGTCAAAACGGTGCTGGAAATGCTGAATCCACTCGTATCCCGGGCGGACAAAGCGGATGCTTGGAGAGCACAAATCCAACGCATGAAAATCGAGAAGCCGCTGAAGTATAAGGACTCGGATACGGTGCTGAAGCCGCAGTGGGTCATCGAGATGCTGAACGAAACGACAGGCGGCGATGCGATCATCACGACCGACGTAGGTCAGCATCAAATGTGGACGGCCCAGTACTACAAATTTAATCAGCCTCGCTCCTGGATCACTTCGGGCGGCCTCGGAACTATGGGATTTGGCTTCCCTGCCGCTATTGGTGCACAAATGGGACATCCCGATCGGCTGGTGATCTCGATCAACGGTGACGGCGGCATGCAGATGTGTGCTCAGGAGCTGGCGATCTGCGCGATCAACAACATTCCGGTCAAAGTCGTGGTTATCAATAACCAGGTACTCGGCATGGTTCGCCAATGGCAGGAATTAATTTATAACAACCGCTACAGCCATATCAATCTCGAGGGAAGTCCGGATTTCGTCAAACTGGCGGAAGCTTACGGCGTCAAGGGCCTGCGGGCAACCAACAAAGAAGAAGCCAGACGCGTATGGCAGGAAGCGCTCGACACGCCGGGACCGGTACTGGTGGAATTCGTGGTCAGCAAAGAGGAAAATGTATATCCGATGGTTACCCAAGGCTCCACCATTGATCAAATGTTGATGGGGGACAGTGAATGA
- the ilvN gene encoding acetolactate synthase small subunit, translating to MMMKSHAISVLVNDQPGVLQRVAGLFGRRGFNIESITVGQSEEAGLSRMIIVTQGDDKTLEQIEKQLYKLIDVIKVVNLSSRPMVARELALIKVKAEPAERPEIMGVVETFRAAVVDIGTHSMIVQVVGDTEKIDAMIELLRPYGIRELSRTGVTAMIRGNA from the coding sequence ATGATGATGAAAAGCCATGCGATCTCTGTTTTAGTGAACGACCAGCCAGGTGTTCTGCAGCGTGTTGCCGGCCTTTTCGGACGGCGCGGTTTTAATATCGAGAGCATTACCGTAGGGCAATCCGAGGAAGCAGGCTTGTCCCGGATGATCATCGTCACGCAAGGGGACGACAAAACGCTGGAGCAAATTGAGAAGCAGCTCTACAAACTGATCGACGTGATCAAAGTTGTGAATCTCAGCTCCAGACCGATGGTGGCGCGCGAGCTCGCTTTGATCAAGGTTAAAGCGGAGCCGGCGGAGCGCCCGGAAATTATGGGCGTTGTCGAAACGTTCCGCGCCGCAGTCGTCGATATCGGGACGCACAGCATGATCGTCCAAGTAGTGGGCGATACCGAGAAAATCGATGCAATGATTGAATTGCTCCGTCCATACGGGATCCGGGAGCTGTCGCGCACCGGCGTGACCGCCATGATCCGGGGGAACGCGTAA